The sequence below is a genomic window from Dryobates pubescens isolate bDryPub1 chromosome 17, bDryPub1.pri, whole genome shotgun sequence.
GGAGCTGAGCTTGAGGCAGCACTCAGAAGACAGAGTCTTTAATGGTTTGATAAAACAAATGTGGGGGCTGGAACACTTTTGCTAATTTAAAGTGGGTCCAGTTTGGGCTCTCCTTTTGCAGGGCTAGCAGTGAAAATCCTGTAGGTAGGTCACTTGTACTTGAGCCAAAGCAGCTCAGTGATCTCCATACCACCTAGCTTGGGCCTCCAATAATTCAATTCATTTGGGCTAATTCCAGATATCCAAACGTGGACATTGCAGGCTCACTCCATCACTAATGGTAGCACTAATCCTGGCATCCTTGGACATCCACCTTGGCAGGTGAAGGATTGGTGCTTCTGCCTCATGCTGCATTCCTGGTCATTAAGCCTAACGTGATCCTCAGAGGACTGCCTCACCGCTATGTGTCTACAGACATTGCTGTGGTGGAGTTCGTGGACACACGTCCAGCTGATGCAAAGGAAAGTTCTCCTGTCTCACCCTAGGTGACCTGCACTTGGGAGGCTTCcattccttctctggacagcagaCACAGAGTGGTTCATTGACATTTGAATGGCTGTCTGCTGGTCACATAATGCAGAGCTGACAAATCCCAGCCTGTGACTGTTAAAGAGGTCTGGTACAGGTTCTCCAGCTGAGATATTTTACAGTGGCTAACTGCCATTTCCAgtccaagtttctcctcatgttttaAACTCCTTTTACTTGCAGCACTGCCCATTTATGAGACCACAAAGTCTGTCCCAGGCTACTAAATCTTTGGTAGtgcttgtttttttctcttttaggaTGGGACCTGAGGAGGAAATGAAGCCAGGGAACCAAACCATCCTTGCTTACTTCTTACTTTTGGGGTTTGCCTTCCAGGGCAAGGTGTGGCTTCTATTTTCCATGCTGATATCCATCATGTTGCTGGCCATCTTGATAGGGAACTCCCTAATTGTTGTGATCACCACTATTGACCCTGTCCTGCACACACCCATGTACTACTTCCTGAAGCATCTTGCCTTGACAGAGATCTGCTACAGCCTGAGCGTTGTCCCCAGGATGCTCATGATCCTCCTGCTGGAGAGAAAAGTTATTTCCTTCACAGCTtgtgccctgcagctcagctgtgtcaTTCTCTTTATGACTTGTGAGTGCTTCCTCCTAGGAGCCATGGCTTACGACCAGCAAGTGGCCATCTGCCACCCACTGCACTATGCCACCCTGATGAACAGGGACCGCTGCTTCAAGGCGGctcttggctgctggctgtcTGGTGTCCCCATGGCTCTGGGCTTCAGCACATGGTTATTTACCCTGCCCTTCTGTGGGAGAAACACAGTGGATCATTTCTTTTGTGATGTTTCTCCTGTGCTGAAGCTGGTGTGTGCAGACACAGCCTTCTTTGAGCTGCTGATTTTCATTGCCATTGTCACAATCGTGCTGATTCCCTTCTGTCTGGTAGCCATCTCTTACCTTTGCATTGTCCATGCTGTTCTTCAGATACCCTCCTCCCAGGGCCAGAGGCGAGCCTTTTCCACCTGTGCAGCTCACCTGGTGGTAGTCACTCTTTTCTACAGCACAGCTGGCATCATTCACCTGCGACCCAAGTCTGGCCTCTCACCCGACATGAAGAAATTGGTGTCCCTGTCTTACACAGTTGTCACGCCCATGCTCAACCCcatcatctacagcctgaggaatcAAGAAGTCAAGCAAAGCCTGAGGAGGTGCATTGAGAAGTGCTTGCTGTGAGAGCAGAAGGCTGTTTCTCCCCCACCCAGGGGATGGATTCCTTCTAGCTGCACCAAACACAAGTATTTTCCTCATAAAGCGAAACTAAGTGGAGTTGATGGATGAAGTGAAAGCCTTTCACAAAGATGTGGGCTCTTCTAGCAGGCCTTTGCTGTTCAGTCCTAAAAAAACCTGGCCTTTGGATCTCAAACATTCATTGTCATTGCACCTCTGGCCTTGCAGACAAGTAAGGAAACCTGGCTCGGTGTCAAGAACATCACAGCAGCAGGTCATACGattcctttcttcccccagcACTCTGCCTTTAGCTCCATCACTGTGCAGGTAGTgaggaggaaaacagaaaaagagaagtttGGTTTGGTCCTCCTTCTGAGTAAAAGTGATAGCCTCCAACTTTTTGCTCCCCACCCTACAAAGCTcctcaggaacaagttctgaaACATGCCAGTGCCTTAGGATtcgagggcaggagctgtgtctCCTGGTAGTGTCCCTCCTAACCAcggcagagcctggcttcaaGTCCAGACTAGCTCCATGTCTTTCCCGTCTCAGAGCAAAGCTCAGTTTTCAAACCAGCCAGGAAGGTCCTGAGCCCCAGACAGAAAGGGTGAAGTGAGACATTGCCAGCTCACTGATGTAGCTTTTCTTCCATCAACTCCCTTCTCACAGAGGCTGACAGAAAGTTGTGGGAGGGGATTTGGTCTGGACTGGTTGAACCTGATCCTTTCTGTCTGATCTCTTTCTGGCTTGCCAGGTGGGGTGGTCATTAAAGCCAAACATGACTTGTCCtgttcttttctctctgctcattTTGATCTAACTTCACCCCTCTTCTGGTCTTGCTTGCATCCAAGCAGCATTTTCCCTTCCAGTCTGTGTGACTGCATTTAAGCCACTGTCTCTGAGCCCAGAAGCACCGAAGGCCATCTGCTGCCCGTACAAAAGGACAATCACTCAGTTCCATGGCTGTTGTGTACACATGGCAAGGTTTGGTTAGTGGggaccagcagctcctggaaagctcctgctagagcaggccTATCCTGAAGGCCTGCAGTCCTCAGGGAggacccacactggagcaggagaaaagcaggAGGTGGAAGGAGCAGCCAAGGCAAATTGCTATGAACTGCCCATAACCCCCCATTGCCTAGCTTGGGtctgggaagaggcagaggatTTGGGAATGGAGGAGTGAAGTTGAGCCTGGGAAGAATAAAGAGGGCTGGGAGGAAGATGCTTTTGCCTTCTCTTTGTTTCTCACCATCAAATCTGTTTCAGCCAGCAACCAGCTAAATTAACGTTCCCCAAGTCCAGCCTGTTTTGCCCATGCTGCTAACCAGGCAATGGTCTCCCTGTTCTTATCTCAAGAGCTTTTccattttactttcttttcctgctctgaCATCTCTTATTGAAGGAGAGGCATGAGAGAGTGCCTGGGTAGGAGACTGGCTGCAGTCCAAGCCAACCTGCCACAAGTTATGAGTCTGGATGAGAGGGGCTTTGGGGAATAAGGAACTGCCAACATGAGAAATTAAAAGAGAGCTTTTGGGTAGGACTCTTTGGGGCTCTTCCTcctggaaaggagaggggagctTACAGATGCTTCTAAATCTGTAAAgtgtggaggtcatgaggatggggcagggctcttttcagtggtggccagtgacagcttgaaggggtaatgggtacaaAGCAGAACAACTTTAGGAGAGGCTTCTTTACTTTgtgggtggtggagccctggagcaggctacccagagaggttggaagTCTTCTTGCAGAGattccagacctgcctggatgtgttcctgtgcaccCTGATCCAGGCGTCCCTGCGTtagcggggtgggggtggagtagatgatctccagaggtcccttccaagccctaccattctgtgattctatgaaagcaatgctcagctggAGTTAGAGCTAGCAAGGTGTTGGAAGGCAAGAAGAGGAGTTTCCAGATGTGTCTTGACAGGAAAAGGAAGGCTAAGGATATTTGTAAGTCCAGCGGACATTGTGCAGCAGACCTGGTGAGCCAGGAGGTTGCAAAgcccggggcaggcagggcttgcTTTGCCTCACATGTGCCTGGTGGCTCTGCCCTGAGGgaggcaagcagcaggagcagagtgagACAGAATCAGAGCACACTGGGCAGTTGTGCATATAAGAGCTGAGGGGATTGGATGGGAAGAAGCCAAGGGTGGTGGTGCTGAAGGAAGTGTTTGATGCCCCCAccagctctctctcttttgtctttGGAGGGTGATGGTGAGCCCAGGAGGTCCTGATGCCTGCAAAAAAGGCAAATGGCACAGCACTCTTCAAGAAGGGCAGGAAGGGGGAGCTGAGGAACCACAGCCTCACCACAGAGCCTGGGAAAGTGATGGAAGAAATCCCTCTGGTTGCCTTTTTGAGCTACATAAAggacaagaatagaatagaattaatcaggttggaaaagacctccaagatcattgagcccaacctatcacccagaaccatctgatcaactaaaccaagggccccatccaggctcttcttaaacacctccagtgatagtgactccaccacatccctgggcagcacatcccagtggctaattactctttctgagaagaactttctcctcacctccagcataaacctcccctggcacagcttgagactgtgtcctcttgttctggtgctgcttgcctgggagaagagaccaaccccttcctggctacaacctcccttcaggcagttgtagagagtaagaaggtctcccctgagccttctcttctccaggctaagcaaccccagctccctcagcctctcctcacagggctgtgctcaaggcctctccccagccttgttgcccttctctggacaccttcaagtctctcaatgtccttcctaaaccaaggggcccagaactggacaaaggactcaagatgtggcctaaccagtgctgagcccagggcagaatgacttccctgctgctgctggccacactgttcctgatgcaggccaggatgcctttggccttcttggccacctggacacactgctggctcatgttcagctgctgtccaccactaccccccaggtccctctctgtttggctgctttccagtcaccctgaccccagcctgtagcactgcatggagttgttgtggccaatgtgtagaacctgttGGTTGGGAACACCCAGCATGAAAGCAACAAGGGCAAATCCCACCTGACCAAAGGGACTGACTTCTCTGAGTCCACAAGTGCATAGGCATGGGAGGGCAGTGGGTGCTGAGTACCTGAATTTGAGCAAGGCCTTCAGTACAGGTTCCTACAGTCCCCTCAGGAAGACATTGAGCATCAAGATGATCTGATGATGGCCATCACAAAAGCGGGGTGGGACTGAAGGAGCAAGGAGTCCAGGAAGGTTGGACACTGCTCAGGATGGGCCTCTCAAAGGAACAGGAACAGGCCATCCCCTTGTGCACACAGCTGAGTTGGTGGGGAAGGGGCCTGGATGAGCAGAAGGGTTTGGTTGGAACTCAGGGAAAAAAGATGAGTTGATGGTTGGGGGAAGAATGGGCAGGACAGTCTGGAGGACTACAAAGGTGTTGTGGGACCTATGCAGGGACAAAACTCAGAGCCAAAGGCCAAGTGGAAATCAATCTGGATTCAGCTGTGCCAGAGAACAGGAAATGCTTCTGCAAACATATTGGCAACAAAAGGagtgctgaggagaatctctgtcctttgtTGGGTGCACAGGGGGCAGAACATGgttgaggatgaggagaaggttgAGGGACTCAA
It includes:
- the LOC104301694 gene encoding olfactory receptor 10A7; this encodes MGPEEEMKPGNQTILAYFLLLGFAFQGKVWLLFSMLISIMLLAILIGNSLIVVITTIDPVLHTPMYYFLKHLALTEICYSLSVVPRMLMILLLERKVISFTACALQLSCVILFMTCECFLLGAMAYDQQVAICHPLHYATLMNRDRCFKAALGCWLSGVPMALGFSTWLFTLPFCGRNTVDHFFCDVSPVLKLVCADTAFFELLIFIAIVTIVLIPFCLVAISYLCIVHAVLQIPSSQGQRRAFSTCAAHLVVVTLFYSTAGIIHLRPKSGLSPDMKKLVSLSYTVVTPMLNPIIYSLRNQEVKQSLRRCIEKCLLRRQLVTCCTTQTHASLWGRMANTQGREPLPIIHQQSWLTGEVPS